Part of the SAR324 cluster bacterium genome is shown below.
AAAATTCAGAATCCTCTAAAAGCAAACTGTCTATTGAAGCTTATGCAGAGTGTCATATAATTTATCAAAAAATTTATTTCAACTAACAAATAGAAATCTTTGTTTTAGATCAAATTTACGTATTACCTTTCCAATCTAAAATGTTCAAAGAGTATTTCCCATGGATGAAAATTACCAAGGGTTATCCAAATACGAAGTACAGCAATATCATGAAAACGGATGGATCGGGCCATTAACACTTATTTCAGAATTAGAAATGGGTCAGTTCAGAAACAGGCTTGATATTGAAATTTTTGAACCAGCCCTTGCATCTAAAATAGATGAAAAATATTTCTGTCATAATCGGCATTTAGACAATTCAACGGTGTATCAGTTACTAACTCATCCAAATTTGGCAAAAAAGGCAGAAAGTATATTAGGACCTGATATTGTTCTCTGGAGAAGCAATTTTCAGCTCAAATTGCCCTTAAGCCAACAAGATGAGTGGGATACTGGTGTTCCCTGGCATCAAGATTGTGCATATTTTCAACCTTCACCCAATGTTATATTATCTGCTTGGATAGCTATTGATCGTGTAGAAAAATCAAATGGATGTATGCAAATCTTGTCTGGTAGCCATAAAAAGCTATATCCACATATTCAGACTGACGGTTTAAAGATGTTTGAGAAAACTGCGGATATTGATGCTTTTGAGCCCAATGATGCTACATTCATAGAATTGAATCCCGGAGAATTTATATTTTTTAATGAAAGTACACTTCATTCATCGCTACCTAATAAATCCGAAACCAGAAGACTTGGGATCTCCCCAAGGCTGACCGTGCCTTTCGTAAATTTGAGCGAAAGCTTGAGCAATAGTGCTCTTATGCTTACTGGAAAAGACTACATGGGAAATTTTGATATCATGCTTCCTCCTTCTAAATGAGTTGATTTTCGTTTC
Proteins encoded:
- a CDS encoding phytanoyl-CoA dioxygenase family protein yields the protein MDENYQGLSKYEVQQYHENGWIGPLTLISELEMGQFRNRLDIEIFEPALASKIDEKYFCHNRHLDNSTVYQLLTHPNLAKKAESILGPDIVLWRSNFQLKLPLSQQDEWDTGVPWHQDCAYFQPSPNVILSAWIAIDRVEKSNGCMQILSGSHKKLYPHIQTDGLKMFEKTADIDAFEPNDATFIELNPGEFIFFNESTLHSSLPNKSETRRLGISPRLTVPFVNLSESLSNSALMLTGKDYMGNFDIMLPPSK